A region from the Vicia villosa cultivar HV-30 ecotype Madison, WI linkage group LG3, Vvil1.0, whole genome shotgun sequence genome encodes:
- the LOC131659548 gene encoding uncharacterized protein LOC131659548, whose translation MISADDLTITKPRTLHARRPEESIRTIGSNPSSSNLREELTKEGTRYVHNSIAKIVKRILDENHQVPGISVPLQIVIPDPPKSKHNDNDVHTAGSDIHMTKEDNNEEVQEDTDKTNVTEDVNDIENSGTDDSSRADDGTGTNVVDVDEYSDNDLVSTVNPSVAERLMTRRKGKAVMQKSPAKKADVKSPSKDSIKKKSTAAGPIKSRVVAKSFGIGPSKSWSKVVPKKRKARAVKEFESDVEVNVHDIPLKKKPTTSKLAASVLEVPIDNVSFHFAASANRWKFVYQKRLALERELAQNARNYKDIMDLIEATGLIKSVVHLSKCYDISKEFRKVFVRGKCVNFSSTVTNNLLGRSDEAQSELKVSDNKVCQVITANQVRSWPLKGKLSASKLSMKYAMLHKIGAANWVPTNHKSTVPTILGRFIYAVGTKAKFDYGTYIF comes from the exons ATGATTAGCGCTGATGATTTAACGATTACAAAGCCAAGAACATTGCATGCAAGAAGACCTGAGGAAAGTATTCGTACTATAGGCTCCAATCCCTCATCATCCAACCTTCGTgaggaacttactaaagaaggaACAAGATATGTTCATAACTCCATAGCCAAGATTGTCAAACGGATTTTGGATGAAAATCATCAGGTCCCTGGGATATCTGTCCCTTTACAAATCGTGATTCCTGATCCTCCCAAGAGCAAACATAATGATAACGATGTTCACACTGCTGGTAGTGACATTCACATGACTAAAGAAGATAACAATGAAGAGGTTCAAGAAGATACTGATAAAACCAATGTCACTGAGGATGTCAATGACATCGAAAATTCTGGAACTGATGATAGTTCAAGGGCAGATGATGGAACAGGTACAAATGTTGTGGATGTAGATGAGTACTCTGACAATGATTTGGTTTCTACTGTGAACCCTAGTGTAGCTGAAAGGCTCATGACTAGGAGAAAAGGAAAAGCTGTGATGCAGAAGTCTCCCGCAAAGAAAGCTGATGTTAAAAGCCCTTCCAAAGACTCTATCAAGAAGAAGAGTACCGCTGCAGGACCTATAAAGAGCAGAGTTGTGGCTAAAAGTTTTGGTATTGGTCCCTCAAAATCTTGGAGCAAGGTTGTTCCAAAGAAGAGGAAGGCAAGAGCTGTTAAAGAATTCGAGTCTGATGTTGAAGTGAATGTCCATGACATTCCATTAAAGAAGAAGCCCACAACTAGCAAGCTTGCTGCTAGTGTACTTGAAGTTCCCATTGACAATGTATCCTTCCACTTTGCTGCAAGTGCAAACAGGTGGAAATTTGTGTATCAAAAGAGACTGGCCCTTGAGAGGGAATTGGCTCAAAATGCTCGTAACTATAAGGACATAATGGACTTGATTGAGGCTACTGGCCTAATAAAATCTGTTGTCCATCTGAGTAAATGCTATGATAT ATCCAAGGAATTCAGAAAAGTGTTTGTAAGAGGAAAATGTGTTAACTTCTCTTCCACTGTGACCAACAACCTATTGGGAAGGTCTGATGAAGCTCAATCTGAGCTTAAAGTCTCTGATAACAAGGTATGCCAAGTTATCACTGCAAACCAAGTCAGGAGCTGGCCCTTGAAAGGAAAATTGTCTGCTAGTAAACTAAGTATGAAGTATGCAATGCTGCATAAGATTGGGGCTGCTAATTGGGTGCCAACAAATCACAAGTCTACTGTCCCAACTATTCTTGGAAGATTTATCTATGCTGTTGGTACAAAAGCAAAGTTTGACTATGGTACCTACATTTTTTAG